In Hydractinia symbiolongicarpus strain clone_291-10 chromosome 4, HSymV2.1, whole genome shotgun sequence, the following proteins share a genomic window:
- the LOC130641453 gene encoding mirror-image polydactyly gene 1 protein-like — MVPGAFHLEDDEVENLKESLKDGLVDARRKIAELRKEVKQKNQTINRERELRKRAEHELSNYSRAETTSPILINSGIEHKMESRNSQYNEGLLEELKAARSLNRTLTQKLSHVELELEEVLISKQELKVELEASLTGKGAALVDKIYTAQKERDNAMMTRLKLMSAENEELIQRLKAFEKNQKFDSGVENGSLLENDMHVNPNDLSLNQVVDRMKSSQHSDTIEFHGDLVVEQLNKIQNYKNKRSTSEYQQVKDERDQAREEILHLRDELKDLHNEREMLETQYRKNETNRLKTIQDQMKSVIQERDQTLQHSQQLQEKLEALKLQHSLKNSLSNEATLREQFTTTMDEFESKLNEKESQINTVRHSYDDLLAKLTKSLQDKNIIEKQLKSSIQQVTEERKRADRLERLVDVLRKRKTISISDTID; from the exons AAACCAAACAATCAACAGAGAGAGAGAATTGCGTAAACGTGCTGAACATGAGTTATCTAACTATTCAAGAGCTGAAACTACTTCCCCAATTTTAATCAATTCTGGAATTGAACATAAAATGGAAAGTCGCAATTCACAATATAATGAGGGATTGCTTGAAGAACTGAAAGCAGCAAGATCTTTAAATAGAACT TTGACACAAAAATTATCACATGTTGAGTTGGAATTAGAAGAAGTACTGATTAGCAAACAAGAGTTAAAAGTAGAACTAGAAGCAAGTTTAACTGGCAAAGGAGCTG CGTTGGTGGATAAAATCTACACAGCGCAGAAAGAACGTGATAATGCTATGATGACTCGTTTAAAACTTATGAGTGCAGAAAATGAAGAGCTAATTCAACGTCTGAAAGCATTTGAAAAGAATCAAAA ATTTGACTCTGGTGTTGAAAATGGTTCTTTACTTGAAAATGACATGCATGTAAATCCTAATGATTTA aGCTTAAATCAAGTAGTTGATCGAATGAAATCTTCTCAGCATTCAGACACAATCGAATTTCATGGTGACCTTGTTGTGGAACAATTGAACAAAATTCAAAACTACAAAAATAAGAGGTCCACCAGTGAATATCAGCAAGTAAAAGATGAGCGAGATCAAGCGAGAGAAGAA aTTCTACACCTTCGCGATGAACTGAAGGATTTGCACAATGAACGAGAAATGCTTGAAACACAGTATCGCAAAAACGAAACAAATCGACTGAAAACCATACAA GATCAAATGAAAAGTGTAATTCAAGAAAGAGATCAAACACTTCAACATTCTCAGCAATTACAAGAAAAATTAGAGGCACTAAAATTGCAGCACAG CTTAAAGAATTCCCTCTCAAACGAAGCAACGCTGCGTGAACAATTTACCACCACGATGGATGAATTCGAATCCAAACTGAACGAGAAAGAATCTCAAATCAACACTGTTCGTCATTCGTACGACGATCTACTAGCAAAACTAACCAAGAGTTTACAAGATAAAAATATCattgaaaaacaattaaaaagttCAATTCAACAGGTAACGGAAGAGAGAAAAAGAGCGGATAG ATTGGAACGTCTCGTGGATGTATTGCGCAAAAGAAAAACCATCTCAATAAGTGACACGATAGATTGA